The following are from one region of the Leptospira terpstrae serovar Hualin str. LT 11-33 = ATCC 700639 genome:
- a CDS encoding tetratricopeptide repeat protein: protein MESVRKYLSLVFIFVILHTTVFAIDSDAMKEGKKAFSKKAYGEAIKKFNKHADSHPQDGEAYMYLGYIYEYKKDYPKSIQNFRRAADLDLDKDQRKTVLLKLALFFNYHQDWNSSATYAARYLKYDPKNEEVQKIYNRAVGNKGNPSSTQNYTHTVKVDSKPAEPKQSDSKKDSTKKPDEVTDNSEGTKPSEYYEQVLVGQPNLEDVRWDYVLALFEEKKYDLAETNLKTLIEKNPSRSRYHYKLGIVKLRQDDPKAAIESFERAKKNPFSKDTNVFLYYVYLNEGIAYQKLVELDKAETSFHQAYKQLQKDPPLLALSRLYEQKSDWENCISFADKALSLNPEQIESHMFRFVCMFEAGKRTKKFETSFTKYSEFIDSKFSDLTQTPEKYQVGFIKLARRYTETNAFDKAEAYFTVLEKVPANLESREYLFYRGRNYFYSGKVDSAISILQKVSGSSAGNYLLARCYSKKGDLSKTKEQFKLAADLKPEYWTSESLEKDFKDVWKDVSFREFIKTKAGTVSAQAQP, encoded by the coding sequence TTGGAATCCGTGCGGAAATATCTTTCCTTAGTTTTTATCTTTGTAATCCTTCACACTACAGTCTTCGCGATTGACAGTGATGCAATGAAGGAAGGCAAAAAAGCTTTTTCAAAAAAAGCTTATGGCGAAGCGATTAAAAAATTTAATAAACATGCCGACTCACACCCGCAAGACGGTGAGGCATATATGTATTTGGGATATATCTACGAATATAAAAAAGATTATCCAAAATCCATTCAAAACTTTAGAAGAGCGGCCGATTTGGATTTGGACAAAGACCAAAGAAAAACTGTCCTTCTAAAACTCGCACTTTTTTTTAACTACCACCAAGACTGGAATTCTTCAGCAACTTATGCAGCTCGGTATCTGAAATATGATCCAAAAAATGAAGAAGTTCAAAAAATATACAACCGGGCTGTGGGAAATAAAGGAAATCCTTCTTCTACGCAAAATTATACTCATACAGTCAAAGTAGATTCAAAACCTGCGGAACCTAAACAATCTGATTCAAAAAAAGATTCTACTAAAAAACCAGACGAAGTTACTGATAACTCAGAAGGTACAAAACCGAGTGAGTATTATGAACAAGTTTTAGTAGGCCAACCTAATTTAGAAGATGTACGTTGGGATTATGTTTTAGCTTTGTTTGAAGAAAAAAAATATGATTTAGCAGAAACCAATCTAAAAACTTTGATCGAAAAAAATCCATCTAGATCAAGATACCATTATAAACTAGGGATTGTAAAACTGAGACAAGACGATCCTAAAGCTGCCATTGAATCTTTTGAACGTGCCAAAAAAAATCCATTTTCTAAAGACACTAATGTATTTTTATATTATGTTTATTTAAATGAAGGTATCGCCTATCAAAAGTTAGTCGAATTAGACAAAGCAGAAACTTCCTTCCATCAGGCGTACAAACAATTACAAAAAGATCCTCCACTTTTGGCTTTATCAAGATTGTATGAACAGAAATCTGATTGGGAGAATTGTATTTCTTTTGCTGACAAAGCTCTTTCTCTCAATCCAGAACAAATTGAGTCTCATATGTTTCGTTTTGTCTGTATGTTTGAGGCAGGAAAACGGACAAAAAAGTTTGAAACTAGTTTTACTAAGTATTCTGAGTTTATTGATTCCAAATTTTCTGATCTGACCCAAACTCCTGAAAAATACCAAGTGGGATTTATCAAGTTAGCTAGACGTTATACGGAAACCAATGCCTTCGACAAAGCGGAAGCCTATTTTACAGTTTTGGAAAAAGTCCCGGCAAACTTAGAGTCGAGAGAGTATTTATTTTATCGTGGTAGAAATTATTTTTATTCAGGAAAGGTGGATTCTGCTATATCCATTCTACAAAAAGTTTCCGGTTCTTCTGCAGGAAACTATTTGCTAGCCAGATGTTATTCTAAAAAAGGCGATCTTTCAAAAACCAAAGAACAATTTAAATTAGCCGCAGATTTGAAACCAGAGTATTGGACTTCCGAATCGTTAGAGAAGGATTTTAAAGATGTATGGAAAGATGTTAGTTTTCGCGAATTTATTAAAACAAAAGCCGGCACGGTGAGTGCCCAGGCCCAACCTTAA
- a CDS encoding type I 3-dehydroquinate dehydratase: MPESYKIIASVGEDDLRHLQKKDVKEVDVIEVRLDLFSRNYIQKEMKKKLKALGLPVLFTYRRAEDSSVRSYVKLFHEDVEGILKDFNDNANYLDIELNREDTIFRNYDTLNYRIIYSYHSFKKSILANEMMNYINKAKPVKKKNPIFKFAITPEDIEETADFLNDIKLLAKSNTMIGICMGELGIISRVFGDKFHSSFTYMTLGEAKAPGQISVDTFKKLRADLFKSPNSGKDSKED, encoded by the coding sequence ATGCCTGAATCTTATAAAATCATAGCTTCTGTTGGTGAAGATGATCTTCGTCATCTTCAAAAAAAGGATGTTAAGGAAGTTGATGTAATCGAAGTCCGATTGGATCTTTTTTCTAGAAATTACATCCAAAAGGAAATGAAAAAAAAGCTAAAAGCATTAGGACTTCCCGTGCTTTTTACTTACCGCAGGGCAGAAGATAGCAGTGTTCGTTCCTATGTAAAACTATTCCATGAAGACGTGGAAGGGATTTTAAAGGATTTTAACGATAACGCAAATTATCTAGATATTGAATTGAATCGTGAAGATACCATCTTTCGCAATTACGATACTCTTAACTATAGAATTATCTATTCCTACCATTCATTTAAAAAATCGATCCTTGCGAATGAAATGATGAATTACATCAACAAAGCAAAACCAGTAAAAAAGAAAAACCCTATCTTTAAGTTTGCCATTACACCAGAAGACATTGAAGAAACGGCAGATTTTTTAAACGATATTAAACTTTTAGCCAAATCCAATACGATGATTGGAATCTGTATGGGGGAACTTGGAATTATCTCTCGAGTTTTTGGCGATAAATTCCACTCGTCTTTTACCTATATGACACTCGGTGAAGCAAAAGCCCCTGGCCAAATTTCAGTAGATACTTTCAAAAAACTGCGGGCCGATTTGTTTAAAAGTCCAAACTCTGGAAAGGATTCAAAAGAAGATTAG
- a CDS encoding KpsF/GutQ family sugar-phosphate isomerase: MNEKDTIAIVKQALDDEISSLIHFRDELDPSVKDCIDLILKSKGKVIVTGVGKSGDIAKKISHTLSSTGTSAYFLHPTDASHGDSGIVGPEDVVLAIGKSGESEELNYILPTLRKIGAKIVGITANPKSKLASLSDIVIITPVLKEACPLDLAPTSSTTIALVLGDAIAVALMELKNFQANDFALYHPAGRLGKRLSLYLSDVMRKGERNASIPVDANLETILKEITEKGIGATGVVDSQSKLIGLITDYDIRKYLTKNTLLPTVTAKDMMNANPSSFRPEEKAYDVLIKMEGRERPISVAPVVDEKGQFVGMISLHDLLQKGL, from the coding sequence ATGAATGAAAAAGATACCATAGCAATCGTAAAGCAAGCGCTAGATGATGAAATTTCATCTCTTATCCACTTCCGAGACGAATTAGATCCATCCGTTAAAGATTGTATCGATTTGATTTTAAAATCAAAAGGAAAGGTCATTGTCACTGGTGTTGGAAAGTCTGGAGATATTGCAAAAAAAATCTCTCATACACTTTCATCCACAGGAACCTCTGCTTATTTTTTACATCCAACGGATGCCTCCCATGGCGACTCAGGGATCGTAGGACCCGAGGATGTAGTTCTTGCCATTGGTAAAAGTGGAGAATCCGAAGAACTAAATTACATTTTGCCTACTCTTAGAAAAATCGGCGCCAAAATTGTTGGGATCACTGCAAACCCAAAATCGAAGTTAGCTTCTCTTTCTGATATTGTTATCATAACTCCGGTATTAAAAGAAGCTTGTCCTTTAGATTTAGCACCTACCTCAAGCACAACCATTGCGCTTGTTCTTGGAGATGCGATCGCTGTGGCACTCATGGAATTAAAAAACTTTCAAGCAAATGACTTTGCTTTGTACCATCCTGCTGGGAGACTCGGAAAAAGGCTTTCGTTGTACTTATCGGACGTTATGCGAAAAGGGGAAAGAAATGCCTCGATTCCTGTCGATGCCAATTTAGAAACCATTCTCAAAGAAATTACTGAAAAAGGAATTGGTGCCACTGGTGTTGTGGATTCTCAATCTAAACTCATAGGTCTCATCACTGATTATGATATTCGTAAGTATCTAACAAAAAATACATTGTTACCAACAGTCACTGCAAAAGACATGATGAATGCAAATCCTAGTAGTTTTAGACCTGAGGAAAAAGCTTACGATGTTTTAATCAAAATGGAAGGAAGAGAACGACCTATATCTGTGGCTCCCGTTGTAGATGAAAAAGGTCAATTTGTTGGAATGATTTCCCTTCACGATTTATTACAAAAAGGACTTTAA
- a CDS encoding UpxY family transcription antiterminator, which yields MSETNPPIEESAWYIVYTKPRAEKKLSELLTKYQLENYVPIRKERKKWTDRFKWIHVPILPSYIFVKIVFWRDKNKVLQLPGSHHFVFHKGQPATVSQEELDQLEEGLQKYADSLKVSPESILEKGKLVRIISGPMFGKTMEILKVKNKTLVVLRFPGIDAAVSYEINVDHLAWEELIV from the coding sequence ATGTCCGAGACTAACCCCCCCATCGAAGAAAGCGCTTGGTACATCGTTTACACCAAACCCAGAGCGGAAAAAAAACTGAGTGAATTACTTACCAAGTATCAACTGGAAAACTATGTTCCCATTCGGAAAGAACGAAAGAAATGGACAGATCGGTTTAAGTGGATTCATGTCCCCATCCTCCCTTCCTACATTTTTGTTAAAATTGTCTTCTGGAGAGATAAAAATAAAGTCCTCCAATTACCAGGTTCTCATCATTTTGTATTTCATAAAGGCCAACCGGCGACTGTTTCCCAAGAGGAATTAGATCAATTAGAAGAAGGCCTTCAAAAATATGCAGATAGTTTGAAAGTGAGTCCTGAATCGATTTTAGAAAAAGGAAAACTAGTTCGAATTATCAGTGGCCCTATGTTTGGGAAAACAATGGAAATTTTAAAAGTCAAAAATAAAACCTTAGTTGTCCTAAGGTTTCCAGGAATTGATGCTGCGGTTTCCTATGAAATCAATGTGGATCATTTAGCCTGGGAGGAATTAATCGTATGA
- a CDS encoding LIC_10042 family TonB-like protein, producing the protein MHILFEGPKYKALLIAFGFHALLIFALIGYNLQRDIDSPFLKWKEGGTVSTLRLYFSSGMGSPSPSSATSPTNAEGTKTLEEEISDFQNCLSYPPLALEQKLEDVCVYKLSVKEDGSLEKIAVVTACRYAVFDLQVRRQLADWQFQYSKGKDFVLPIRFRLDVRD; encoded by the coding sequence ATGCACATTCTCTTTGAAGGTCCGAAATATAAGGCTCTTTTGATAGCTTTCGGATTTCACGCTTTATTAATATTCGCCCTAATTGGCTATAACCTCCAAAGGGACATAGATTCGCCATTTCTAAAATGGAAAGAAGGAGGAACTGTATCCACCCTTCGTCTGTATTTTTCTTCGGGAATGGGAAGTCCCAGTCCTTCCTCCGCCACAAGTCCAACAAACGCAGAAGGAACCAAAACTTTGGAAGAGGAAATCTCTGATTTTCAAAATTGTTTGAGTTATCCTCCGCTGGCCTTGGAACAAAAATTAGAAGATGTCTGCGTTTATAAACTCAGTGTGAAAGAAGATGGCAGTTTAGAAAAAATTGCAGTGGTCACAGCATGTAGGTATGCGGTCTTTGATTTACAGGTGCGTCGGCAACTTGCCGATTGGCAGTTCCAATATTCCAAAGGTAAAGATTTTGTCCTACCCATTAGGTTCCGTTTAGATGTCCGAGACTAA
- the aroC gene encoding chorismate synthase produces MPSSWGKIFRVSTYGESHGTSVGVVVDGVPAGLPFPEEEIQKDLTRRRPGQNDLTTPRDEKDRMVVESGVFEGKTTGSPILMKVNNQNTIGSDYDEMAHVFRPSHADYTYSEKYGHRAHVGGGRSSVRETIGRVAAAGLARVILERELGISTVGWVDAIGPIDSHISELEYPNSRDIVDRFPTRCPKQSANDEMETLIRKLRDEGDSVGGVVKIAVRNLPPGLGDPVYDKLDADLAKAILSISACKGFEVGSGFSGTRQTGSIHNDEFYIEEGTGKVKTRTNNSGGIQGGISNGMDLILRAAFKPTSTIKKEQKTINDKNEETILKAKGRHDPCVLPRAVPIVEAVVNLVLVDAYLYQRALQPKWFMKYANLDSIPEQ; encoded by the coding sequence ATGCCTTCTAGTTGGGGAAAAATTTTTAGAGTATCGACGTATGGTGAGTCCCACGGAACTTCCGTTGGTGTTGTTGTGGACGGAGTTCCTGCAGGTCTTCCCTTTCCTGAAGAAGAAATCCAAAAGGATCTAACACGCCGTAGACCTGGCCAAAATGATCTAACCACTCCACGTGATGAGAAAGATCGAATGGTTGTGGAGTCAGGTGTTTTTGAAGGAAAAACTACTGGTAGCCCGATCCTTATGAAAGTGAACAACCAAAACACGATTGGTAGTGACTACGATGAAATGGCTCATGTCTTTCGTCCTTCGCATGCAGATTATACTTATTCAGAAAAATACGGTCACCGTGCCCATGTCGGTGGTGGCAGGTCTTCGGTACGCGAAACCATTGGACGAGTGGCGGCAGCGGGTCTTGCTCGAGTCATCTTAGAACGCGAGTTAGGTATTTCTACGGTTGGTTGGGTAGATGCGATTGGACCAATCGATTCCCATATTAGTGAATTGGAATATCCCAATTCAAGAGATATAGTGGACAGGTTCCCAACAAGATGTCCTAAACAATCAGCAAACGATGAAATGGAAACTCTCATTCGCAAACTTCGCGATGAAGGAGATTCCGTCGGTGGAGTAGTAAAAATCGCAGTTCGAAATCTACCACCTGGCCTAGGTGATCCTGTGTACGATAAGTTAGATGCGGATTTAGCAAAAGCAATTCTATCAATTTCTGCTTGTAAAGGTTTTGAAGTGGGTTCAGGATTTAGTGGAACTCGCCAAACAGGCAGTATACATAATGATGAGTTTTATATTGAAGAAGGGACTGGTAAAGTTAAAACTAGAACTAACAATTCTGGCGGAATTCAAGGTGGAATTTCCAACGGTATGGATTTAATTTTACGTGCTGCATTCAAACCAACTTCTACCATAAAAAAAGAACAAAAAACAATTAACGATAAAAACGAAGAAACCATTTTGAAAGCTAAAGGTCGTCATGATCCTTGTGTGTTACCGAGAGCAGTGCCAATTGTGGAAGCTGTGGTAAACTTAGTACTTGTGGATGCATACCTTTACCAACGAGCATTACAACCAAAATGGTTTATGAAATATGCAAATTTAGATTCTATCCCGGAACAATAA
- a CDS encoding response regulator: protein MNRPKVYKVLLLEDDESSAKLLLHTLERYNFDVTHVVDGMSGLTKIRNNSYDLVISDVNMPYLDGISFLEKGKEMLKMTPVIMLTAVGEKDQVRRAALSHVTAYLLKPIANQALLEKIALVLQLKPENIIDKKDFPLTISVSELSISQMLLEIKGCPGKKAQEEIYDRFMLTLGGRGSFTNLRINLDKTFFYEVRSLQILDDLIAKILKQTNIRSSSLFLDSEFFNDNVVDLQPFSYLSEVNIISK from the coding sequence ATGAATCGACCAAAAGTTTATAAAGTCCTCCTCCTAGAAGATGATGAAAGTAGTGCAAAACTATTGTTACATACTTTGGAAAGGTATAACTTTGATGTCACTCATGTTGTGGATGGGATGTCCGGTCTTACAAAAATCAGAAACAATAGTTATGATTTGGTGATTAGTGATGTAAATATGCCCTATTTGGATGGGATTAGTTTTTTAGAAAAAGGGAAGGAGATGTTAAAGATGACTCCTGTCATCATGTTAACCGCTGTGGGTGAAAAGGACCAAGTAAGAAGAGCAGCACTTAGTCACGTCACGGCTTACCTTCTCAAACCTATCGCGAACCAAGCCCTTTTGGAAAAAATTGCGCTGGTTTTACAGTTAAAACCGGAAAATATCATCGATAAAAAAGATTTTCCTTTAACGATATCTGTCTCTGAACTTTCTATTTCTCAAATGCTTTTGGAGATCAAGGGTTGTCCGGGCAAAAAAGCCCAAGAGGAAATCTACGATCGCTTTATGTTGACCTTGGGCGGCCGCGGAAGTTTCACCAATTTGAGAATCAATCTCGATAAGACCTTCTTTTACGAAGTTCGTTCCTTACAAATCTTGGATGATCTCATTGCAAAAATTCTCAAACAAACAAATATACGTTCGAGTTCTCTATTCCTGGATTCGGAATTCTTCAATGACAATGTAGTGGATTTGCAACCCTTCAGCTATCTTTCCGAGGTAAATATAATTTCAAAATGA
- a CDS encoding 2Fe-2S iron-sulfur cluster-binding protein: MVKIKIDGVEYEVDEKKNLIDATKEVGVEIPYFCYHPALSIVGMCRMCLIEIEGVPRLQAACNTPVKEGMGIITKSDRVKEARAGTMEFLLANHPLDCPVCDKAGECRLQDNAFGSGTGHSRFEFDKRNIPQEEIGTNLIINHNRCIVCYRCVRFEEEKVGESNLGLFERGNHSIIGLAKSEPIDHNYQGALADICPVGALLNNKTLFKSRVWWYKSHKSVCHGCSTGCNVTTNVRDNKMYRYMVRENYDQGMFFLCDKGRFDLDWMNENRLLSYLDHGTPSTSKEVVSKIAERMKSAKSIAVIGGAHESNETLESLKKGFENISRELGGKSIQWESRVTEPQNKETEQVDFLLTKDYHPNTRGAVDLGITTNTGISGIIAGVQSGVIDLVIVLKESIPEGIDPSKVIVFDTNLTVAAKNASLAAPIQIFAEAAGSFTNKNGLKQNFEQSMTAIKGLSTSAGVVDSIFQKLTERMEASVGNS; this comes from the coding sequence TTGGTTAAGATAAAGATAGACGGAGTCGAATACGAAGTCGACGAAAAGAAAAACCTCATCGACGCCACAAAAGAAGTTGGAGTCGAAATCCCTTACTTCTGTTACCACCCAGCACTTAGCATTGTCGGTATGTGCCGCATGTGTCTCATTGAAATTGAAGGTGTTCCTCGGTTACAAGCAGCTTGTAACACTCCTGTAAAAGAAGGAATGGGGATCATTACCAAATCCGATCGAGTCAAAGAAGCTCGAGCTGGTACTATGGAATTCCTTCTCGCAAATCACCCGTTAGATTGCCCAGTTTGTGATAAAGCTGGTGAATGTCGTTTGCAAGACAATGCATTTGGTTCCGGTACTGGTCATTCAAGGTTTGAATTTGATAAACGTAATATTCCTCAAGAAGAGATTGGAACCAATCTTATCATCAATCATAATCGTTGTATTGTTTGTTATCGTTGTGTGCGTTTCGAAGAAGAAAAGGTGGGAGAATCCAATCTTGGACTTTTTGAGCGTGGAAACCATTCCATCATTGGTCTTGCTAAGTCAGAACCAATCGATCACAACTACCAAGGGGCTTTGGCGGATATCTGTCCTGTGGGAGCCCTTCTTAATAATAAAACTTTGTTTAAATCACGTGTTTGGTGGTATAAATCTCATAAATCAGTATGCCATGGTTGTTCTACAGGTTGTAACGTAACAACAAATGTAAGAGACAATAAAATGTATCGTTATATGGTTCGCGAGAATTATGACCAAGGTATGTTTTTCCTTTGTGACAAAGGAAGATTTGATTTGGATTGGATGAACGAAAATCGTCTGCTAAGTTATTTAGACCACGGAACTCCTTCGACTTCGAAAGAAGTGGTTTCTAAAATAGCAGAACGAATGAAATCTGCAAAGTCCATTGCAGTTATCGGCGGGGCCCATGAATCCAACGAAACACTGGAATCATTAAAAAAAGGTTTTGAGAATATCTCCCGAGAGTTAGGTGGAAAGTCCATCCAATGGGAATCTAGAGTAACAGAGCCTCAAAACAAAGAAACCGAACAAGTTGATTTTTTACTGACCAAAGACTACCACCCTAACACTCGCGGAGCAGTGGATTTAGGAATCACCACCAATACGGGGATTTCTGGAATCATCGCTGGAGTTCAGTCGGGTGTTATTGATTTGGTAATAGTTTTGAAAGAGTCAATTCCGGAAGGGATTGATCCCTCCAAAGTGATTGTATTTGATACTAATTTGACAGTCGCAGCAAAAAACGCAAGTTTGGCGGCTCCAATTCAAATATTTGCAGAAGCGGCAGGAAGTTTTACTAATAAAAACGGCCTCAAACAAAACTTTGAACAGTCAATGACTGCAATCAAAGGATTGTCTACTTCTGCAGGAGTGGTGGATTCTATCTTTCAAAAACTAACCGAAAGAATGGAGGCAAGTGTTGGGAACAGTTAA
- a CDS encoding NuoI/complex I 23 kDa subunit family protein: MGTVNVVNVAKRHQFSWYEKFYFWSIGKGLWITLKHFLKVALFNKQVTIEYPDKKRQYSTRFRGMHSMKRDEQGRERCTACFCCMWICPANAIHIEAAEVSSERQHLHSEDKYAKKFEINLLRCIFCGLCEEACPKGAIYLDGTGEMAADNREDLFLTKERMMEKTGGPILGQRN, translated from the coding sequence TTGGGAACAGTTAATGTAGTTAACGTCGCTAAAAGACACCAGTTCTCTTGGTATGAAAAGTTTTATTTTTGGTCCATTGGCAAAGGCCTTTGGATCACACTCAAACATTTTCTCAAGGTAGCTTTGTTTAACAAACAAGTGACCATTGAATATCCAGATAAAAAACGCCAGTATTCTACTCGGTTTCGTGGAATGCACTCCATGAAACGAGATGAACAAGGCCGGGAACGATGCACTGCCTGTTTTTGTTGTATGTGGATTTGTCCTGCCAATGCCATTCACATTGAGGCGGCGGAAGTTTCTTCTGAACGCCAACACTTACATTCTGAAGATAAATACGCAAAGAAGTTTGAAATCAACTTACTCCGTTGTATCTTTTGTGGACTTTGTGAAGAAGCCTGTCCTAAGGGTGCCATCTATTTGGATGGAACGGGAGAGATGGCTGCTGACAACCGTGAAGATTTATTTTTAACCAAAGAAAGAATGATGGAAAAGACTGGTGGCCCGATTCTCGGCCAAAGGAATTAA
- a CDS encoding acetyl-CoA C-acetyltransferase — protein MGNSYIIDAVRTPRGKGKKRGTLASVHPQELAAATLKAIQLRTGIDPKTVEEVVMGCVSQVADQAACIARYAVMAAHWPKDVPGYTVNRFCGSGLQALNNVANHVASGAMELGVGGGVESMSRVKMGDDMMGRDFNVGNDKIAAHYNLVPQGISADLIATKYDISREEADRFAESSQQKAHAAVQNGYFKKSVIPITLDDGTVVTEEENPRLESDYAFLSSLGPVFKTIGEKELDAIALRSYPEVTKINHIHTLGNSSGIVDGAAAILVTNDEGLKKYGLKPRARILATVATGEDPTIMLTGPVSASQKALKQAGLSVKDIDLWEINEAFASVVLYVKKTLGIDESKINVNGGAIALGHPLGATGAILTGTVLDELERRDLRYGLITLCIGGGMGIATIIERLK, from the coding sequence ATGGGGAATTCCTATATTATTGATGCTGTCCGAACTCCGAGAGGAAAGGGCAAAAAACGCGGGACACTTGCATCCGTCCATCCACAAGAATTAGCTGCTGCCACATTAAAAGCCATCCAATTACGTACCGGAATCGATCCAAAAACGGTTGAAGAAGTTGTAATGGGTTGTGTATCCCAAGTTGCTGACCAAGCTGCATGTATCGCTCGTTATGCGGTTATGGCAGCTCATTGGCCAAAAGATGTTCCAGGTTATACCGTGAACCGTTTTTGCGGATCTGGATTACAAGCCCTTAACAACGTAGCAAACCATGTTGCTTCTGGAGCAATGGAACTCGGCGTTGGTGGTGGAGTTGAATCCATGAGCCGCGTGAAAATGGGTGATGATATGATGGGACGTGATTTTAACGTTGGTAACGATAAAATTGCTGCTCACTACAACCTAGTCCCACAAGGTATTTCTGCTGACTTAATCGCAACAAAGTATGATATTTCTCGTGAAGAAGCAGATCGTTTTGCAGAATCTTCACAACAAAAAGCACATGCAGCGGTTCAAAATGGATACTTTAAAAAATCTGTGATCCCAATTACTTTGGATGATGGAACTGTTGTGACTGAAGAAGAGAACCCACGTTTGGAATCAGACTATGCTTTCCTTTCTAGCCTTGGTCCAGTATTCAAAACTATCGGTGAAAAAGAATTGGATGCCATTGCATTACGTTCTTATCCAGAAGTTACAAAAATCAATCACATCCATACACTCGGAAACTCTTCCGGTATCGTAGACGGTGCGGCTGCTATTCTTGTCACTAATGATGAAGGACTAAAAAAATACGGTTTGAAACCACGTGCAAGAATTCTCGCTACCGTGGCAACTGGTGAAGATCCAACAATCATGTTAACAGGACCTGTTTCTGCTTCTCAAAAAGCGTTAAAACAAGCGGGTCTTAGCGTGAAAGACATTGACCTTTGGGAAATCAACGAAGCATTCGCCTCTGTAGTGTTATATGTAAAGAAAACACTCGGAATTGATGAATCCAAAATCAATGTAAACGGAGGAGCCATTGCTCTTGGACATCCACTCGGAGCAACTGGAGCTATCCTTACTGGAACTGTTCTTGACGAGTTGGAAAGAAGAGACCTTCGATACGGACTCATTACTCTTTGTATCGGTGGTGGTATGGGTATTGCTACTATCATCGAAAGATTGAAGTAA
- a CDS encoding Lp29 family lipoprotein, translating to MKKLLLILFTLIGCSSYESYTIPDSKFTKITPEKRIALIGFLPYDYQLRKNRHGDEVRASATVDYEKSMKPLFLDGKDIELYTSKSGNSQITRDNCIDFVYAYINVVKDSGKDELRKFIDFELTPDISKTKCIVKSENVDFYILGIPGKPLNPWRDYDESFLGFFKSALSVLTFFIYPTKKVEPVNATFNVYDSKLNLIDKFDYKKQVIITTSWWFNLNLNNNKVSKDIAHSITQSQENITKEFSYDFNEKYRKK from the coding sequence ATGAAAAAGCTATTATTAATTCTCTTTACGTTAATTGGGTGCTCTTCCTATGAAAGTTATACGATCCCTGATTCAAAATTCACTAAAATTACTCCCGAAAAGAGAATCGCTTTAATAGGTTTTCTTCCTTATGACTATCAATTAAGAAAAAATCGACATGGCGATGAAGTCCGTGCTTCAGCAACGGTTGATTATGAGAAATCCATGAAGCCATTGTTTCTGGATGGAAAAGATATAGAGCTTTACACATCCAAGAGTGGAAATTCGCAAATTACTAGAGATAATTGTATAGATTTCGTTTATGCATATATAAATGTAGTAAAGGACTCTGGAAAAGATGAACTTCGAAAATTTATAGACTTTGAACTAACGCCTGATATCTCAAAAACTAAATGTATTGTAAAATCAGAAAATGTGGATTTTTATATACTTGGGATTCCGGGCAAACCTTTAAATCCTTGGCGAGATTATGATGAAAGTTTTCTTGGATTTTTTAAAAGTGCTTTGTCAGTCTTGACATTTTTTATTTACCCAACAAAGAAAGTAGAACCTGTTAATGCTACTTTTAATGTCTACGATTCAAAATTAAATTTAATCGATAAGTTTGATTACAAGAAACAAGTAATAATTACTACTTCTTGGTGGTTTAATTTAAATTTAAATAACAATAAAGTATCTAAAGATATTGCACATAGTATAACACAGTCGCAAGAAAATATTACGAAAGAGTTTTCCTATGATTTTAATGAAAAATATCGGAAAAAATAA
- a CDS encoding Zn-ribbon domain-containing OB-fold protein produces MNVTQTFPGTSCNQCNFKVAEVLDGCPSCGSESTEKVDLKQNGIIHSFTIVYVGFGHMTDRAPYVLAIVQTEENVKLTTVVEDVTNFESVKIGDKVRFKNLDPKIGPIFQY; encoded by the coding sequence ATGAACGTAACACAAACATTCCCTGGCACATCTTGTAACCAATGTAACTTCAAAGTTGCGGAAGTTTTGGATGGTTGTCCCTCATGTGGGAGTGAATCCACTGAAAAAGTAGATTTAAAACAGAATGGAATCATCCATTCTTTTACTATTGTGTATGTAGGTTTTGGGCATATGACAGACCGAGCACCTTATGTACTAGCAATTGTGCAAACAGAGGAAAATGTAAAACTTACCACTGTAGTAGAAGATGTTACCAACTTCGAATCAGTAAAAATTGGAGATAAGGTTCGATTCAAAAACTTGGATCCAAAAATTGGACCTATCTTTCAATATTAA